Genomic DNA from Theobroma cacao cultivar B97-61/B2 chromosome 3, Criollo_cocoa_genome_V2, whole genome shotgun sequence:
TACATAATTTGATCACATGTTCTTTTATCGAATTTAAGTAATTAGTCGagttaatatatttaatcaaatagacatatgcaaacaaaaaaaaattatatttaggCCCCGTTTTTTGAAACATCTTGGCTTGCCTTATCTCTAAATTTGGTTTCGAACCTTTTCCTTTTGGACCTTTGAATGATAGGAGATCCattgatttaattgtttattttttttattcaatctCCTCACCACCGGCTTCGATCCTAAGTTTACAAATACATGAGTCCATCAACACTTTCATTGTTCACTTCACTACTAAATCGATATTCCCTAATGTTTTGtctaaaaaatttatctttgtttttgtattttttcaatattattctttgtttttatctCCATTTCATGAATATTCAATTGCGCTCTTATTTCTTACCCTCATTTAGCCATGTGGAGAGCTTATCTCCACAGAAAagagataaaattttgaagcaGAAAGAGAGGAATATTGAGGCCCTTCTGCAACGCACCGGCCATAGTCTagttatatttaaatataatctCTTACCATTCAACCCAAGCAGCTCCTTCTCAAGCTACTATGTGCCCTTCAACGTATGCCCTTCTCTTAGCCTTCCTTGCAACTCTAATTTCTGTACTTTACATCCTACGTTCCACCTCGCAACCAAAACACTCTAAAAATGACCGAAAACTTCCTCCGGGGCCTTGGGCACTACCAATTATAGGCAACCTCCACATGCTTGGCAAGCTCCCACACCGAACCCTTCACCACTTAGCCCAAAAATATGGTTCCATAATGTCAATAAGGCTAGGGTATGTACCGACAATCGTGGTATCATCACCTCAAGCAGCTGAGCTATTCCTCAAGACCCATGATACCATTTTTGCTAGCAGGCCTAAGGTCCAAGGCTCTGAGTATTTGTCATACGGTACCAAGGGCTTGGCTTTTGCACAATACGGGTCATATTGGCGCACTGTTAGGAAATGGTGTACTCTGCAACTTCTCAGTGCATCAAAAGTCGAATTCTTCGCTCCGAAAAGGAGGACGGAGCTACAGTCTTTGGTTAAGTTGCTGAAGAATGCCGCGGCAGCAAGCGAGGTGGTCGACCTCAGCGCCAAGGTGGGAGAACTTATAGAGGATATCATGTATAGGATGATCTTAGGTCGCTGTAAAGATGATAAGTTCGACTTGAAGCCGCTTATTCATGAGGGCATCAGGTTATTAGGAACTTTCAACTtggctgattttgtgcctttCCTTGCTCCACTTGATCTTCAGGTATGTCTTCACATACACAACTGATCTCTTCTTGCTTGTCTTTCCGTGATTTCAATCAAGTTCTACACGGtctaaagaaatttttttctctgtcGAAGTAAGATCTAACCCCACAAGCTTGATCCCCAGGGTCTGAGACAACGCTTTGAGTCAGTAAGAAAGGCCTGTGACAAATTCTTGGAGGAGATAATTGATGAGCATGAAAAACTGAACAAAGGGCAGCAAAAACAGCACAGGGATTTCGTGGATTTCATGCTTTCATATTTAAATCAGCCCATGAATCCTAACGATGAAGAGCAAACATACATAATCGATCGAACAAATATCAAAGCCATAATTCTTGACATGATTGCAGCTGCACTGGAAACTTCGGCAGTAGTCATTGAGTGGGCACTAGCAGAGATCATAAGGCACCCGCGAGTAAAATCTCGTCTCCAAAAGGAGTTAGAAGCTGTTGTTGGGATGAATAGAATGGTAGAAGAGGCAGATTTAGCAAACTTAACATACTTGGACATGGTTATAAAAGAAAGCTTAAGGTTGCATCCAGTTGCACCATTGCTGATTCCACATGAATCCATGGAGGACGTTACCATCAATGGATATCACATACCGAAGAAGTCACGGatcttaataaatatttgGGCAATTGGGCGAGATCCCAATGTATGGTCGGACAATGTTGAAGACTTTTTGCCAGAGA
This window encodes:
- the LOC18604098 gene encoding cytochrome P450 CYP736A12, encoding MCPSTYALLLAFLATLISVLYILRSTSQPKHSKNDRKLPPGPWALPIIGNLHMLGKLPHRTLHHLAQKYGSIMSIRLGYVPTIVVSSPQAAELFLKTHDTIFASRPKVQGSEYLSYGTKGLAFAQYGSYWRTVRKWCTLQLLSASKVEFFAPKRRTELQSLVKLLKNAAAASEVVDLSAKVGELIEDIMYRMILGRCKDDKFDLKPLIHEGIRLLGTFNLADFVPFLAPLDLQGLRQRFESVRKACDKFLEEIIDEHEKLNKGQQKQHRDFVDFMLSYLNQPMNPNDEEQTYIIDRTNIKAIILDMIAAALETSAVVIEWALAEIIRHPRVKSRLQKELEAVVGMNRMVEEADLANLTYLDMVIKESLRLHPVAPLLIPHESMEDVTINGYHIPKKSRILINIWAIGRDPNVWSDNVEDFLPERFVGSNVDLRGHDFQLIPFRSGRRGCPGLQLGLTTVRLALAQLVHCFEWELPNGMLPNDLSMSEKFGLSAPRAEHLLARPVYRLPDKRL